CTAGCCAGCCTCACACCATACCATCCATCCAGCATTTGATCAAACTCTGCCCAAGTGACTCCAATACAAAGTGTTATGTATTGGATAGACATTCTTCATCTGAGTTTTATCAGTTGAACAGATTTGTTAGGTATCATACTGATATGCGAACAAATCTAAGATTGTTTTTGTCCTGTATACTTGtaatgttttattacatttaaatatctTTACTGTCACTGTAAACCCTTACATGTAGCCTGGACGGCAGATCTCACGTTGCCCTGACAACACATCTTGGCTCCCGTCTaacttgtattttgtgattattgtaaaaaaaaaaattgagtttCTTGAAAGATGCAGTGCTTTTTGTAGCTCCAATTCATTGCTGAAAACCTccaatcaataatcaattcAGTGTAGACTTGGAGCAAAGAAGGCATCTCAGTGAGCCATTGATGATGTCATGCCACAGACACAATTAACCCaaactgtgttgtgtgtgtttgcagtgtgaGCACCATCCTCAGTCAAGTGGAACCTCCGATGGAGGAGAATCAAAGTCCGAGAAGAGGGAGCAAAGCCTACCAGGTACAACAGACATCTGTACTTCACTCTAGTGCAATGACCTGCCTTATTTTGCCttgtttaaaggagcagtgtgtaggatttagtggcatctagtggtgaggttgcagattgcaaccgactgaatacccctccactcacccCTTCCTACTCAAATTGAgtctacggtggccttcaggtaacgtaaaaacgtgaaagtctccctctagagccagagtttggtttgtccactctgggctattgtagaaacatggcagacccgctccgtatgtagatataaacgtctcattctaaggggacaaaaacacaacgattcgtagtttcaggtgattacacgcTAGAGTTctgaatgttatattccatttctgctaatggatcctcttaaatcctacacactggcccttaaAATAGCATCACTTGTCTTCAAATCTAaatgatttgtttgtttaaatgaTAATATCTCAGTACAATAGCACAATTTTCCACTTATTTATAGGGTTTGTGCACAGGTTGCTACttcagctgattagactgttgtcaggctattaaatgggcattatcagtcgctgtaagccccatagatgtgggtcaataggggcctattacacccactagtaggttttatcatctgttcacgtggtagatcaccgaaagaaggtataaaagaacccgtcagcgacctctagcgatcTTAAtagttatgacaggagcagaagtggaagtgaTAACAGTCGAAACAGGTTGCTGCTTTAACAAAGATGTGACGATAGCATTGTCTCAAAtgttaagatattttttttttgtaataaacttacgacagagtattagggccacattgggggaaaaaaaaaaatctgaaatttcgagaataaagtcataatattctgagaataaagtcatagtattataaagtagtaattgtatgtgttattttagaggggaaatagtgtgaaaatgaggaacgtggagcatcttgtgaagttgtactttagtttaggtttcacaaataaccacttcatcttttggcacatcagcgccacattatcatcagtatcaggacctggaaaagattgcgcaagaaactgtgtttattctgaagaaagaagcacacggacctgatggggaaactgaCTCTTTTGTTGAGGAggaaacaactttttttctcgcaaagttatgactttacttcattaaattacaacttttttctcctaatattatgactttattcatatGTGGCCATAACGCTCTGTTGTATAAACTCAAGTtagtattgttttttgtttttttcatcccATGATCTTTAGACTGGGCACTTAAATAATCAATATCAAGTTTATTTTCGAAGGCCAGTATGACTCATTATAAATCTCCTCCCTGGACCAGATCTTCCCTGAAACCAACACGAATGACGAGTCAGATACAATGCCTGAAGGCTTTCTTTACAGGAGGGAGCGTCTTCCCTCTATAGTCGTGGAGCCCACAGATCAGGAGAGCGGCCTCTTGCCTCCCCGATGCCTGCTGGGCAACAGTgtggaggaagagcaggaggaggacagcAGTGCTGATCACACAGACAACTCTGTGGATGGCAAGCAGCAGGAAGGCGTGGGGACGGAAGACGGGTAAGGACCAGAGTTTTATAAAACTTTTTATAGAACTTTTGGTTGATGCtgacaatgttttgtgttgcagTGTTTCCAGTATCAGGGGACTTTAAGGCTAGACGTTTGCTTTGAATTAAAATGGAATTAGAATTATGAAGGGTTTACAGATTTCTAATAGCCTCTGTATCTGGTGTACTACCTGATAGGGCTGtgcattggcaagaatctggtgatacgatatgtacatgatacaggggttacgattcgatatattgcgatatattgcaatttttttaaatctaattttagaaaaCCACATAagatctgagtaaaaaaagtttactccCTGTAAACAGTCCCTGTAAAATcaaacatcatagcactactttgagagggcacatacactgagatggTGCATAACTTTGCAAAGGAAATAAGGTATTGACCTAGTTGATCTttgcatataaaaaaatatatatttgattattaaaaaattgatacagtgtttttgagaatcaaatattacgataatagatattttcaatattttcttacacccctactgccTGACTGTGTCTCTTCGATTTGACCGTTGCAGCTCGGTTGTGAGGAAGTCTTCTATCGGACCGTCCCCAAGTCTGCTGGCCCTCTCCCGGCTCACCCCACCTGCCTCCCCCACTCCCCCCGAGGCCGCCCCTCCCTGCCTGAGGAGCTGAACCAGTACGACCAGTTCAGACTGATATATATGTAACTTTTATAATGCTTAACCTCTGCATGTCTGACTTTCCCAATAAAAGAGAAACCCCTTTGGAAAGGTTGAGATGatgtaaaagtattaaataaggGCCTAtttcaaaaatatcaaatactAAGCTGATTCCAGCGCTGCTATTTGTTGAATtgataccactaatctgtggtTAACTGCAGTTTGCTGGTACTGCATCTGACACTGTGGACTGAAGAGAACTGTAGCAACAACCTCTAAGACTTTCCCTTTGTGATTCAAATGACAACCAGGGCCAGTTTACTAAATACTAGCATGAAAGCCCGGCCCAGGATCAGCAGTTGTATAGTTGAAGTGGACtatctgtgggtgtttttaaaGGAAGGACTTTAGGAAGATTGTCCCAATTGTCAAGTTCAGGGGTAAGAATAACGACTCTGAATCTGACCAGTATGATTTATGAGGTCTTAATAGACCAGATTTTGTGCCAGCTTGGACTATTGTTAACTTAAATAATATCGCAAAtaattgattgttttgtgtcaAGGTGTAAATTTAGTAAAATTTAGACTATGTTGAGTTTTAAATTCAATTCATTAAAAAGATTGAGTGCAACAGTTATAATGACCTTATTCTTGGATACATGTGTGCAGTCCCTTCAAAGTCACGTTACTGTCAACCAGATCACTTgtgtaacatactgtacataaacagGTACAGTGGTTAGCTGCTATCCACCCCCCAAGAGAATATAATATCTGTATTGTTGAGAACTTCAGTGTTAACTGTTTTTACAGATAGAGCTGTTTGGTGTGTTGCTTTTTCCtccaaaacatatttacaaatcCTCAAAGTCCGTGTAACGCAATAATGAATatgcattctgggtttgtcacaccacagaagaATGTGTAACTAACCACCCAgacaaatttgaatgattagGATAAATcgccatgtactgtatataaaattagCTTTCAAAATTATGGAAAAATCagcagtattctctgctctgaaacGGTGGGGGGGTGTCCGCTGAAGGCGCTGAAACCACGGCCACAAGCGGGTACAAGGTGCATTACCTTAGTAGCGGCGTGCAAAGAGGGAAGAGGCCAGCGCCGATTTGCCCGCTGTCACTCGGGGGCCTGAGTCCTTCTGATCGAGGCTCAGCCCGTGGACGGTGTGAGGCCAGCAACGGTCCCCTATCGCGTCGGGGTCCGATCTTCTCAGAGTCGGGTTGTTTGGGAATGCAGCCCAAAGCCGGTGGTAAACTCCATCTAAGGCTAAATACCGGCATGAGACCCCGATAGTCGAAAAGTACCTTAAGGGAAAGTTGAAAAGAACTTTGAAGAGAGAGTTCGAGAGGGCGTGAAACCGTTGAGGTAGGATCCCCTCGCGGGATCTCTCCCCGCGCTGGCTGGTCCCCGCTGGGCGCATATCCTCCGAGGCGGTGTGCCGCAAccagctctaggtcggcttggaaaggttCAGGGCGAAGGTAGCTTTACAGCAGCCCCCGCCTGGACCTCGCCGCTTCCCGGGGCCCACCcaaaaaatcctgaacacaaaactggtgaaaaacagtttaacggtTTAACTACAATGTTCACAGTCTTTGCACATGTTTTCAGTCATTATTATTCCAACATGTATAACatgtttagaaacaaatctctCCTTTACAAGGTCTTTAAGTTCCAAAATTATTAcaaaacattttagtttttcaCAGATGTATTTCCATCTTGTCCTTGTCATAACGACTTGACCTTGGTGAGGATTCCTGAATGTGATGAATTATTAAATAGTAAATGCTCCTACGATTCCAGACGGACGAAGCTGAGTGAGAGTTGAATCCAGACGTCCTTTGCTACTGATATGAGAAACGTAAAGTAAAGAGACCAATGTAGGacttttgtatttatgtttctgtgtaactATATAGTGATAGCTCTGGGCCTGTATGCACCTTTCCTTTATGTATGTACCAGGTCAGTCTGGGTGGATATTGTACAACAATAAAGCTGCATTTATATCCGCCTGCTTCTCATGCAAAAGTTCATTATATCAATGACTCGACACTGAGAGGTGTAGAAAGAGCATTAACTGTTTCAGTAGTATAGAGGTTACAGCGAGCGTGCACAATGTCACTGAATGCACTAtctcacacacagtacacacacatacgggtGCCCAAACACCAAAGAGTAATGCAACACCATTATCAGAAATCAAGACATGAAGTCCAGTCCAACTAGTTATTTCAAACTCTTGAGGAACGGATGTTTAAATTGAATCTGTTGTTAATTAAAGACCTTCAGCAGGTCTGTGGCTACTCGTTTGGCCCCAGTGTTCACTAACATCAAGCATGTGATTACAGCACCTGGCCTCTAGAGGGGAGCATAGCAACTCATACCATCAGTATGAAGTCCAGTTTAGGTTGGCAGAAATATtctgtaacactttataataacaagcattaataaatggtaaattgataatttaataaaatatatttatgtatatataataatttaattagttactagatattttacagttaagaaaccatgaaattataattaataatgtttactaattattattaatgctataatttattttaacagtttattgttgtacacattataacattttatatattatattataagtatttgttaatgattacaaaattatttgtaaacctctaagaaattgtttgtgaaacatctataaacattacaaagatcagatatttgtaacactttgataatgttattaattggtttgtaaaccgtctataaacataatttggatgctattataaagttgcaactgatgattataataccttatTAAATGGTTagtaaatactttgtaaagcatctataaagattatttagatatttaataCTTTgccaatggttaataattggtttccaTCGATCTATGCAATGttaatagatgttttacaaacttaaaagtttacaaatcctttggtaattattaaaaaaatacaactgttAACTGATTATATGTTCAATTTATAGGGGTTACAAAAGCAGAACACTATCATAAAACTGGACATAAGATAACATTTGCATTGCATGATGAGATGCACAAGAGACCTGAAATAACTTTAAGAAAGCTTTATCTCTAATAAATTTAGAAATgtttagatatttattattaaggGCTGGTTATGTAGTTCAGATGCAGTCAGCGTGTCTAAAATTGTGCTTGACTTTTCATTCTGCAGAACTACAAGGTGATATGTCCTCAGTCAGCAGAAATTACAAACACTCCCCACACACATCAGAAAGATCCTGACAGAGACGCCGTGTGAGACTGAAATGAGaaacagtgagacatacagatAAGATTTCTCCTCACAGACTGACGTCTGACTACAATAATACTGCAGATAATTATGGCCGACTTCCAGCCTGAAATGTGCCTTTGATTCATAAACGCTGAGCGGTTATTATGtaagatatacagtacatgtgcatCTCTCATCTGGGGGCTCTGCGGAGAAGCTATGAGACGTTGCTTGACATTTCCCAGGGACTGGAGACACTGACACTCAGCTTTGTCGACTCTGATCTGTCTGCTGTCCCCGTCTACTCAAGacttgtttttatattaatcCCAGACTAAACATCAGACTCCACTGCTGCGGTCTCTGCAAGGCAATTAGGATACTGCTGCTCAAACCCATGTGGGAAAGTCTGCATTTCAACAACAGACAAATACTGGTAAATGATCTTGACTCTGAGGATACATGCCCATAAGCACCAAGATTACATCCTTTttcaaatgtttcttttttttcttcatttgtaCTCAGTTgtagtgaataaaaaaaagctaaaagcaCACTCTCAAATGTCTGAGAGGGAGCAGCAAATaagcaagtgtgctattagtatactacTTTTAATCTCAAAAATAAGAGAgaatactttcagtttactttttatgtacttatcagagatatacttaacagacttttctgtatacttgtcagtatatgAGTATACTTgaacttaatcttttgatcaagatatacttaagaaaagtataagttagtatacttgtagtataaaaacaatttaaatattaaagtgcactttcataaactataaagtgggctacaagtatatacaagtattCTTGCAGTGTAAAAAACTGTGtgatgtctgtgaatttgattggatagaCATTTAAACTGGTTTACAATTGTGTTATCAAATGGATGTCCATATTCTTGTAACCTTCATTGAGGCACTCAGACACAGGCAGCAAGCTACTGGtagctacttgttggagacccgGAGACATTAGGCACTGACAGACCTTATACGAGCAAATGAAATGGAATTGAGTGGAACGGGgagaaagaaaatacataaattgcCTTCCTGCTTCTTTGTCTACAGAGGCAgcagactaaaaaaaaagttgtttccCAAGATTTGAAATGTGGgtagaagaagaaaggaaaacTCAAAGACgatggaggagaaaaaataTAGGTCAATCACTCTGTATCCCCAAAAGCgccaaaaataaaagcccttctgtctcctctctctcaccatCACCCTCTCTGTCTGGCTAATCAAAGCCAGATGTATGCGCACATTCAACCTCCTTttccccctccttccctccctctctcaacgtctctctgtttctttttctctgtgtgtgtttcctcctcgGGCTCAGTGCCTCTCTGTTCTCCcctttgtctcctcctcctcctcctctcttgccTCTCTCCCCCTTGCTCTCTGGCAAAGCAGGAAATACTACAGGTCCCCGGCCCTGAAGGGAACATGTTTCTTCTAACCACTAACAGATGGAGGGATGAATAGGGAAGGGATGGATATGAGAGTGAAAAGGATGGCGGCTGAGGGAAAAAAGGTTACGGTCATACTGAGATAGGTTGTGAGATGATAAAGAGCTTCAAATGTTGCAGAAGTGAGAGGTTTGGGAATTTCCCATCGGATCAGAGTTTATATGAGccaatcctcctcctcttctttcctgttctctctttctctcctctcctctctctatccCTCTTTTCCACTTGAACTTGAACTGAGGCAGCTGGAACTGAATCctaatgtcataaaaaaacagccCAGCCCATTGAAATCCCCTTGCTCTTCTTTTCTctagcgcacacacacacacacacacacacacacacagtacaggaTCTCAATTACTTttacagacagaaaaaggtttgTAATTCATATAAGATTTATTGGTACTACAGTAGTACTATACTGGTGGTTTTATAGTTAACAGTAGTACCAGAGGTAGTAATAATGGTGATTATACTAGTACATGTTGTAAACTGGTAATAGCAGTAggattagtagtagtagtgcagTAATAgaggtagtagcagtagtagctgTAGTACATTAGTACAGTCATACTATACATGGTACAGTAGCGCTTGTATTATCAGTATTAATAGTTGCTTTATTGTAGTAATTGAGTTGTAACAGTAGGTGTTGTGGTAGCAGTAAAATACCCTAGTAGTAATTTCAGTTGTTGTAGTAATATAAGTATACTTCcattagaaaaaaatgttggaaaaagtttaatattttaaaaggtATACAAAAGTTGTATACAAGCAggaatgtccttaaagagctgaatattgTACGCTGAATgtatggaagaagaagaagttgaagAATAAAGATTTGAATAGCAATACTGCTACTGCTGTACATTCACACAGTTATATGACTATACTAACAACTTCATCACGTTGTCTTTCCTCAATCACCCCCCACCTGCCTGACTGGAGCTGGAGCTCTCTGAAGACCT
This portion of the Sebastes umbrosus isolate fSebUmb1 chromosome 17, fSebUmb1.pri, whole genome shotgun sequence genome encodes:
- the LOC119476237 gene encoding protein LBH-like encodes the protein MEENQSPRRGSKAYQIFPETNTNDESDTMPEGFLYRRERLPSIVVEPTDQESGLLPPRCLLGNSVEEEQEEDSSADHTDNSVDGKQQEGVGTEDGSVVRKSSIGPSPSLLALSRLTPPASPTPPEAAPPCLRS